In the genome of Actinomadura graeca, one region contains:
- a CDS encoding helix-turn-helix transcriptional regulator: MIRTVDTTQELAAFLRTRRERLDPDDFGLPARRRSRRTPGLRREEVAELAGVSTDYVVRLEQGRGLRPSADVVEALSRALRLAPDERAYLFDLARHRPRNADKPATTVAPPLARLVADLSPLPAMLLNHRYDILAWNDEIARLLLDFDTLPPSQRNSMWLCLMHPETREFYVDRERVVREGIAHLRAAWAAHPEDQALTDLIAEFTAGDEEFARLWAEGDVRVNGRGRKVMRHPEVGVVAVDFETLMPLQDPNLRLVIYRAADEESQAALDRLCPPS, from the coding sequence GTGATCCGCACGGTGGACACGACACAGGAGCTGGCCGCGTTTCTGCGGACCCGGCGCGAACGCCTGGACCCGGACGATTTCGGACTGCCGGCGCGTCGGCGGTCCCGGCGGACCCCGGGATTACGCCGTGAAGAGGTCGCCGAACTGGCCGGGGTCAGCACCGACTATGTCGTGCGGCTGGAACAGGGGCGCGGGCTGCGGCCCTCGGCGGACGTGGTGGAGGCGTTGTCGCGGGCGCTGCGCCTGGCCCCCGACGAACGCGCCTATTTGTTCGACCTGGCCCGGCACCGTCCCCGCAATGCCGACAAGCCCGCCACCACCGTGGCGCCGCCGCTGGCGCGGCTGGTCGCCGACCTGTCGCCGCTGCCGGCCATGCTGCTGAACCACCGGTACGACATCCTGGCCTGGAACGACGAGATCGCGCGGCTGCTCCTCGATTTCGACACCCTGCCGCCGTCTCAGCGCAATTCGATGTGGCTGTGCCTGATGCATCCGGAGACGCGGGAATTCTATGTCGACCGCGAACGCGTGGTGCGGGAGGGGATCGCCCACCTGCGCGCCGCGTGGGCGGCGCATCCGGAGGATCAGGCGCTGACCGACCTCATCGCCGAATTCACCGCTGGTGACGAGGAATTCGCGCGATTGTGGGCCGAAGGGGATGTCCGGGTCAACGGACGCGGGCGCAAGGTGATGCGGCATCCGGAGGTCGGCGTGGTCGCGGTGGACTTCGAGACCCTCATGCCGCTTCAGGATCCGAATCTGCGGCTGGTGATCTACCGTGCCGCGGACGAGGAGAGCCAGGCGGCATTGGACCGGTTGTGCCCGCCATCGTGA
- a CDS encoding aldo/keto reductase, with translation MSLTLDTYRLLGRSGLRVSPLALGAATFGTEWGWGTDQDESRKLFDLYVGRGGNFIDTASTYTNGTSETLLGEFTRDNRESLVLATKYSTLRRPGDPNSWGNHRKTMFASVETSLRRLDTDYIDLLYLHVWDFLTPVDEILRAMDDLVRQGKVLYVGVSNIPAWQVSRMQAIADLRGWSPLVALQIEHNLVERTGERDLIPMAREMGLGVIPYSPLGGGVLTGRYNRDDLVESNARTEDGTRKSFNYDLGKLTEHNLAIADVVKEVAKELGHTPAQVGLAWTLQSPGVTAPIIGARTLTQLEDNLGALDITFTDSQLARLDEASAIDLGSPHEVLASEVIRNATRADQKIEART, from the coding sequence ATGTCGCTCACCCTCGACACTTATCGGCTGCTGGGCCGTTCCGGACTGCGGGTATCGCCGCTGGCACTGGGCGCGGCGACCTTCGGCACCGAATGGGGCTGGGGCACCGACCAGGACGAGTCGCGCAAGCTTTTCGACCTCTACGTCGGACGCGGTGGCAACTTCATCGACACCGCCAGCACCTACACCAATGGCACGTCAGAGACCTTGCTTGGTGAATTCACCCGCGACAACCGCGAAAGTTTGGTGCTGGCGACGAAATATTCGACGCTGCGCCGCCCCGGCGACCCGAATTCCTGGGGCAATCACCGCAAGACCATGTTCGCGTCGGTGGAGACGAGCCTGCGGCGGCTGGACACCGACTACATCGACCTGCTCTATCTGCACGTGTGGGACTTCCTGACGCCGGTCGATGAGATCCTGCGCGCCATGGACGACCTCGTCCGGCAGGGCAAGGTCCTGTACGTGGGGGTCTCCAACATCCCGGCCTGGCAGGTGTCCCGTATGCAGGCGATCGCCGACCTGCGCGGCTGGTCGCCGCTGGTAGCGCTCCAGATCGAACACAACCTTGTCGAGCGCACCGGGGAGCGCGACCTGATCCCCATGGCACGTGAAATGGGCCTGGGCGTGATCCCCTATTCCCCCTTGGGCGGCGGAGTGCTCACCGGCAGGTACAACCGCGACGACCTGGTCGAGTCGAACGCCCGAACCGAAGACGGCACCCGCAAAAGCTTCAACTACGACTTGGGCAAGCTCACCGAACACAACCTCGCCATCGCCGACGTCGTGAAGGAGGTCGCCAAGGAACTGGGCCACACCCCCGCCCAGGTCGGGCTGGCCTGGACCCTCCAAAGCCCGGGCGTGACGGCACCCATCATCGGCGCACGCACCCTCACGCAACTGGAAGACAACCTAGGAGCCCTGGACATCACCTTCACCGACTCCCAACTGGCCCGCCTCGACGAGGCCAGCGCGATCGACCTCGGCTCCCCTCACGAAGTGCTCGCCAGCGAGGTGATCCGCAACGCGACCAGAGCCGACCAAAAGATCGAAGCCCGAACCTGA